From the genome of Segatella hominis, one region includes:
- a CDS encoding DMT family transporter: protein MDNKRPLIAHLCLFCSGAFWGLMAPVGKDAMLHGIDGIDLVSFRVLGGAILFWLASLFTKKEHVPVKDIFMFAAAGLFALVFNQCSYTIGLNMTSPSNSSIMTTSMPIFAMILSFFILKEPITWKKALGVLMGCAGACIIILTSATAGNAKVGNIWGDLLCMSAQLSFALYLSLFKNLLSKYSLFTINKWMFLWATLFIWPFTIGHVSAIPFAEVPMSTWWETGYVIFFGTFVAYICMMIGQKTLRPTVVSVYNYVQPLVSVSVSVIVGLAVFKGMQAIAALLVFSGVWLVVKSKSKHDIDRHDHSLAFEKRHA, encoded by the coding sequence GATTGATGGCTCCCGTAGGCAAGGATGCCATGCTCCACGGCATCGACGGCATCGACCTCGTGAGCTTCCGTGTATTGGGCGGTGCCATTCTCTTCTGGCTCGCTTCTCTCTTCACCAAGAAGGAGCACGTACCGGTAAAAGATATCTTCATGTTTGCTGCAGCAGGACTTTTCGCCCTCGTTTTCAACCAGTGTTCCTATACCATCGGACTGAATATGACCTCTCCGAGCAACTCCAGCATCATGACTACTTCAATGCCTATCTTTGCGATGATTCTCTCCTTCTTCATCCTGAAGGAACCTATCACCTGGAAGAAAGCGCTCGGTGTGCTGATGGGCTGTGCGGGTGCCTGCATCATCATCCTGACAAGTGCCACGGCGGGCAATGCGAAGGTGGGCAACATCTGGGGCGATCTGCTCTGTATGTCGGCTCAGCTCTCTTTTGCGCTCTACCTCTCGCTCTTCAAGAATCTACTGTCGAAGTATTCCCTCTTCACCATCAACAAGTGGATGTTTCTCTGGGCCACGCTCTTCATCTGGCCATTCACCATCGGTCATGTATCAGCCATTCCATTCGCTGAAGTTCCGATGAGCACTTGGTGGGAGACGGGCTATGTGATATTCTTTGGCACCTTCGTGGCCTACATCTGCATGATGATCGGACAGAAAACGCTGCGCCCTACCGTGGTGAGTGTATATAATTATGTGCAGCCTTTGGTATCGGTGAGCGTGAGTGTCATCGTGGGTCTCGCCGTGTTCAAGGGTATGCAGGCAATAGCAGCCCTGCTCGTTTTCTCGGGTGTATGGCTCGTAGTGAAGAGCAAGTCTAAGCATGATATCGACCGTCACGACCACAGTCTCGCTTTCGAAAAGAGACATGCGTAA